The following are encoded together in the Humulus lupulus chromosome 5, drHumLupu1.1, whole genome shotgun sequence genome:
- the LOC133779280 gene encoding DNA-directed RNA polymerase subunit beta-like, with the protein MQEQTIFIGNIPLMNSLGTSIVNGIYRIVINQILQSLGIYYRSELDHNGISVYTGTIISDWGGRLELEIDRKARIWARVSRKQKISILVLSSAMGSNLREILENVCYPEIFLSFLNDKEEKKIKSKENAILEFYQQFACVGGDPVFSESLCKELQKKFFQQRCELGRIGRRNMNRRLNLDIPQNNTFLLPRDILAVADHLIGMKFGMGILDDMNHLKNKRIRSVADLLQDQFGLALVRLENMVRGTMSGAIRHKLIPTPQNLVTSTTLTTTYESFFGLHPLSQVLDRTNPLTQIVHGRKSSYLGPGGLTGRTASFRIRDIHPSHYVRICY; encoded by the coding sequence ATGCAAGAACAAACTATTTTTATTGGAAACATTCCTCTAATGAATTCCCTGGGAACTTCTATAGTAAATGGAATATACAGAATTGTGATCAATCAAATACTGCAAAGCCTTGGTATCTATTACCGGTCAGAATTGGACCATAACGGAATTTCGGTCTATACCGGCACCATAATATCAGATTGGGGAGGAAGATTAGAATTAGAGATTGATAGAAAAGCAAGGATATGGGCTCGTGTGAGTAGGAAACAGAAAATATCTATTCTAGTTCTGTCATCGGCTATGGGCTCAAATCTAAGGGAAATTCTAGAGAATGTTTGTTACCCTGAAATTTTCTTGTCTTTCCTGAATGATAaggaggaaaaaaaaattaagtcaaAAGAAAATGCCATTTTGGAGTTTTATCAACAATTTGCTTGTGTAGGCGGAGATCCGGTATTTTCTGAATCCTTATGTaaggaattacaaaagaaattcTTTCAACAAAGATGTGAATTAGGAAGAATTGGTCGACGAAATATGAACCGTAGACTGAATCTTGATATACCTCAGAACAATACATTTTTGTTACCACGAGATATATTGGCAGTTGCGGATCATTTGATTGGAATGAAATTCGGAATGGGTATACTTGACGATATgaatcatttgaaaaataaacGTATTCGTTCTGTAGCGGATCTTTTACAAGATCAATTCGGATTGGCCCTGGTTCGTTTAGAAAATATGGTTAGAGGAACTATGAGTGGGGCAATTAGGCATAAATTGATACCGACCCCTCAGAATTTGGTAACTTCAACTACATTAACAACTACTTATGAATCTTTTTTCGGATTACACCCATTATCTCAAGTTTTGGATCGAACAAATCCATTGACACAAATTGTTCATGGGAGAAAATCGAGTTATCTGGGCCCTGGAGGATTGACAGGACGAACTGCTAGTTTTCGGATACGAGATATCCACCCTAGTCACTACGTACGCATTTGCTATTGA